In Aegilops tauschii subsp. strangulata cultivar AL8/78 chromosome 3, Aet v6.0, whole genome shotgun sequence, one genomic interval encodes:
- the LOC109751111 gene encoding glucan endo-1,3-beta-glucosidase 14 isoform X2: protein MEHRVPSSPLLPCILLLLSLFSVGTVSAQQKFGINYGQIANNLPDPTQVASLLRSMNVNRVKLYDADPKVLTAFANTGVEFIISVGNENLQTMATSPGAARQWVAQHVQPFIPATRITGIIVGNEVLGNNDTAMAASLVPAMQAVYDALAALGLSGRVTVSSAHSVNVLASSFPPSSGAFQEGVAQYVRPLLDFHSKTGSPFLINAYPFFAYKGSPASVSLPYVLFQPNAGVRDGGLVYDNMLYAQIDAVYAAMKAMGHTDIGVRVSETGWPSKGDEDEVGATAQNAAAYNGNLMQRIAMGQGTPLKPSVPIDVFVFALFNENMKPGPASERNYGLFYPNGSPVYAINAGTAGSGDGGGSSVGRFDPYSSQSMFSAASRLVAVRRRLSSLTLLLVLPVLSALLAC from the coding sequence TGGGCACAGTGTCGGCGCAGCAAAAGTTCGGCATCAACTACGGGCAGATCGCCAACAACCTGCCGGACCCCACGCAGGTGGCGAGCCTGCTCCGGTCCATGAACGTGAACCGGGTGAAGCTCTACGACGCGGACCCCAAGGTGCTGACGGCGTTCGCCAACACGGGCGTGGAGTTCATCATCTCGGTGGGCAACGAGAACCTGCAGACCATGGCGACCAGCCCCGGCGCGGCGCGGCAGTGGGTGGCGCAGCACGTGCAGCCCTTCATCCCGGCCACCCGCATCACCGGCATCATCGTCGGCAACGAGGTGCTGGGCAACAACGACACGGCCATGGCGGCCAGCCTCGTGCCCGCCATGCAGGCCGTCTACGACGCGCTCGCCGCGCTCGGGCTGAGCGGCCGGGTGACGGTCTCGTCGGCGCACTCGGTGAACGTGCTCGCCAGCAGCTTCCCGCCGTCGTCCGGCGCGTTCCAGGAGGGCGTGGCGCAGTACGTGAGGCCGCTGCTGGACTTCCACAGCAAGACGGGCTCCCCCTTCCTCATCAACGCGTACCCATTCTTCGCCTACAAGGGGAGCCCGGCGAGCGTGTCGCTGCCGTACGTGCTGTTCCAGCCCAACGCCGGCGTGCGCGACGGCGGCCTGGTGTACGACAACATGCTGTACGCGCAGATCGACGCGGTGTACGCGGCCATGAAGGCCATGGGGCACACGGACATCGGCGTGCGGGTGTCGGAGACGGGGTGGCCGTCGAAAGGGGACGAGGACGAGGTGGGCGCCACCGCGCAGAACGCGGCGGCGTACAACGGCAACCTCATGCAGCGGATCGCCATGGGCCAGGGCACGCCGCTCAAGCCCAGCGTGCCCATCGACGTGTTCGTGTTCGCGCTCTTCAACGAGAACATGAAGCCCGGGCCGGCGTCAGAAAGAAACTACGGGCTGTTCTAccccaacggctccccggtgtaCGCGATCAACGCCGGCACCGCCGggtccggcgacggcggggggTCGTCGGTGGGGAGGTTCGACCCGTACTCGTCGCAGTCCATGTTCTCGGCCGCGTCCAGATTGGTGGCGGTAAGAAGAAGATTATCTTCTTTGACGCTACTGCTGGTATTGCCCGTGCTGTCAGCATTGTTGGCATGCTGA
- the LOC109751111 gene encoding glucan endo-1,3-beta-glucosidase 14 isoform X1: protein MTRPTMESGASSPLLLGLVLLSLFSVGTVSAQQKFGINYGQIANNLPDPTQVASLLRSMNVNRVKLYDADPKVLTAFANTGVEFIISVGNENLQTMATSPGAARQWVAQHVQPFIPATRITGIIVGNEVLGNNDTAMAASLVPAMQAVYDALAALGLSGRVTVSSAHSVNVLASSFPPSSGAFQEGVAQYVRPLLDFHSKTGSPFLINAYPFFAYKGSPASVSLPYVLFQPNAGVRDGGLVYDNMLYAQIDAVYAAMKAMGHTDIGVRVSETGWPSKGDEDEVGATAQNAAAYNGNLMQRIAMGQGTPLKPSVPIDVFVFALFNENMKPGPASERNYGLFYPNGSPVYAINAGTAGSGDGGGSSVGRFDPYSSQSMFSAASRLVAVRRRLSSLTLLLVLPVLSALLAC from the coding sequence TGGGCACAGTGTCGGCGCAGCAAAAGTTCGGCATCAACTACGGGCAGATCGCCAACAACCTGCCGGACCCCACGCAGGTGGCGAGCCTGCTCCGGTCCATGAACGTGAACCGGGTGAAGCTCTACGACGCGGACCCCAAGGTGCTGACGGCGTTCGCCAACACGGGCGTGGAGTTCATCATCTCGGTGGGCAACGAGAACCTGCAGACCATGGCGACCAGCCCCGGCGCGGCGCGGCAGTGGGTGGCGCAGCACGTGCAGCCCTTCATCCCGGCCACCCGCATCACCGGCATCATCGTCGGCAACGAGGTGCTGGGCAACAACGACACGGCCATGGCGGCCAGCCTCGTGCCCGCCATGCAGGCCGTCTACGACGCGCTCGCCGCGCTCGGGCTGAGCGGCCGGGTGACGGTCTCGTCGGCGCACTCGGTGAACGTGCTCGCCAGCAGCTTCCCGCCGTCGTCCGGCGCGTTCCAGGAGGGCGTGGCGCAGTACGTGAGGCCGCTGCTGGACTTCCACAGCAAGACGGGCTCCCCCTTCCTCATCAACGCGTACCCATTCTTCGCCTACAAGGGGAGCCCGGCGAGCGTGTCGCTGCCGTACGTGCTGTTCCAGCCCAACGCCGGCGTGCGCGACGGCGGCCTGGTGTACGACAACATGCTGTACGCGCAGATCGACGCGGTGTACGCGGCCATGAAGGCCATGGGGCACACGGACATCGGCGTGCGGGTGTCGGAGACGGGGTGGCCGTCGAAAGGGGACGAGGACGAGGTGGGCGCCACCGCGCAGAACGCGGCGGCGTACAACGGCAACCTCATGCAGCGGATCGCCATGGGCCAGGGCACGCCGCTCAAGCCCAGCGTGCCCATCGACGTGTTCGTGTTCGCGCTCTTCAACGAGAACATGAAGCCCGGGCCGGCGTCAGAAAGAAACTACGGGCTGTTCTAccccaacggctccccggtgtaCGCGATCAACGCCGGCACCGCCGggtccggcgacggcggggggTCGTCGGTGGGGAGGTTCGACCCGTACTCGTCGCAGTCCATGTTCTCGGCCGCGTCCAGATTGGTGGCGGTAAGAAGAAGATTATCTTCTTTGACGCTACTGCTGGTATTGCCCGTGCTGTCAGCATTGTTGGCATGCTGA